The genome window ggtgcgatgcccctctttgaacttccctggatcccgaagtcatcatggacccttcatctcttttctttctatttgccaaacttcccgacccattttggatagcctgggtggtggctttgagagcagcttgacttacaattctgccagtcttgaggccattttcgaccatttctcctattttgatcgcttctgcaaaaggtctacccattgcggacatcatgttctgaaagtaatcaggctcttgggcctccagaaaaacagtaatcaactcgtggttatccatgggtggcttgactctagctgcttgctccctccacttgattgcgtactccctaaagctttcagtcggctttttcttcatattggacagggaattgcgatccggtgcaatatctatgttgtattgaaattgtttgacgaaggcttgggccatgtcatcccagacatgccagtgagagatatcttggtcaatgaaccattcagaggctactcccacaagactttctccaaaataagccatcagcaattcttcttttccacctgcacccctcagttggttgcagtaccttttcaaatgggcaaTAGGGTCGCCGTGCCCATCATatttctcgaattttggggtcttgaaccctggtggcaaatggatgtgagggaacatgcataaatcactgaacgaaacacttttgtgaccccctagtccttgcatgttctttatgttctgttcaagacttttcattttcctggccatctcatccgactcaaccgtcttggcaggcttttcattttccactggtgactcgtactgaggagtctgattatatggagccgaAACCCCGAAAGCCatgtttggagagtagtattggccatcataagcgtgagatggtggctcgttgattggcctcgtcacaggatgtggaggcgggattgtgtatgccggtgcgccagacacgactagaggagtgttcctgaccggtgcgactggaggtcgcacattagaggtaccgggagcaacgtggaggctgtagtttggcacataccctggtggtaggatgTGGTCGCTCGTTGCATGAGGCGGTGGTTGAGTGAccaggggtacggtggaagttccctctgagggaccacggggtggaggctgaccagacacccaagcttgatacacatcagacaattgttgtctcaattttcttatttcctctgactcttgttcaactgattgacctTGTGGATCGTCACTGatcaactcgatctcatcatcgttggccattactaccgctcccttagatctagtgaagtaatggtgtgttgccagtttcaccacaaaccaaccaccctaaGCTTACTAGATAAGAGAccgcaaacgtgttagggttaagcattttatagatatgaatcacataatgtgccatgctcctatcattgtcaatatttctaacatgcttttggaggcttcatgtttcattccggcttatgaggtagcttcttattgacgctttttttttattttatttatttatttattttttattttattttttttatttatttattatttttttttatttatttatttttttattactcacgcctcattttgatccatcatcttagaatcattgaaaaaatattttgatcgaaccttttgtgggttgcctacgtatcatgtcgccgcatgaatcagatcattacgtagttcaggacaGACAAAataacaattatatatatatatatatatatatataaattatatatatatatataacaatttttttttttttcaaaatgactctaaagacataaatatgactgaaaatgcgacaaatataaaattaaaaatacgacgaatgcaaaaaaaaaaaaaaaaaaaaatgaaactaaTAACTAAGtgactgcactaaaactttaatcttcattggcattctttcttaaactgatatcatcaatgatctgcatcccttggcctccactctcccccaacatctcgtacaaattctgaaacactcccggcaattgtggaacgagggcacgtgcctgttgaccaacttgctcattgtttagatgacgatgatcATCGTGGATATATGCTGCTTTTTctgccaattgaagtacttgctctctcgcttgccccatattcatgtgacaattctgcaaccatatctgggtagtgttgagggcgttACCCATATCAGTCTCGCGTCCCTCGTATTCTTCAATCCGGCGATTTAGCacagctctctcaatcatccactgacgccGCTCAACCTCAAAATCTGTATGTTGACGACTTTTCGTTTCTTCCAATTGTGCAAAAAACTGACCCTTTGAACGTATCGAATGGGCCCTTTCCCTTGCAAACTGCTCTCTCTGTTTATCAAACTCTAATTGCTGTtggtgcgcatcctcttcaatgatactcaagtcttcttgcagcttacgcatttcagcatttttatttgcctcaactcttctaactaaaccaatagtgcttgccaattcttcttctaagcgggccgcctcatttttagcatgctttagatctttatccatgccctgtaaggccgattgataatctttctcaatatttaaacgaATCTGAGCGACTCCGGCCTGCATTTGGGCTTGTTGTTTAGATATGGTCATCCGggaatgctccaattcctcttttaacctttctatagctctttgatcgtttctcctcctgttggatccttcaatcctatcTCTAAGAAACGAAGGGTTatgaaaccaggtaatatattcagggatcacctctccacgatcgcggtcttctaccatatcattcaactccgagactttacttgcataccaaattttcataatttcttcttcgtcatgaggttgatctttaccaaaatcataacagaacttgctcatatctcgtgttggtggcacctcctgtagtcgtgcaaattggcgcattacccgaagtggagcataagactgaacaccatccaatcctatgagtaccaaataagagtggtatgcagactcacaaatgacctctttggaggagaaccaatcgtagttccaagtgatccgtttggcagacagagtaagaagtagttctttccaggcgcCAATCCCCTCTGGTAAGTCACATTTATCAATCCTTTTCTGGTGATCgtaagtatgattgggccataactcactaaaattagtgatcgtaggatgacgatagaaatgctccaaaaaccatatctgtaacaaaatgttgcaaccatcgaagtttcgcgcgcccattttacatctagttaaagcacgaaaaatgcaagaaagaatcataggaaccaaagtataatcactcccttctgaggtcagagcctcaactaTACCTGCCAAACGGATGTCAATGCGTCCCTCTCTTTCCGggaaaactacacgccccaaaaaagtgaccataaatgcaaaccttctatgtATCTTCCACgtttccttatcttcctttgattttaattttcccacattcctttcgaaattgcattctaggccatacaactgaaacaaaaggcccaacttaacccatttgcctcctagaccttcatattgtccgtaatttatgttcaaaagcttcagaaacctaccctcattcatattttttggtactatgggcctttggcggcgaagattgcggccccacccctggaaatgggagatttcctccaaggtcggagtcatttcGCAGTCGGTAAAACGGAACACATTATTTTTCGGATCCCAATGCGGAAttaaagcttcaatcacatccctcctgggctttatcgtaatcatgtgaaccaaatgtcccaagtatttctttatctggttccgctcatattccttaaaatctctccaccaatcccacaacaactgtggtatctgatcgacaatcagaaaatctggtatcccttctgatctgggcctcttttcagacctacctctttccccactcatggtatGCCTGTCTAACCAGACACAGGGTTAGGAtttgatcaaacatattattgacacacaaaaattccgATTTCTTGGGTTTTGACtccataaaagaatataaatcaataaataaaaactcaactatgggactataaaaaatattttcggatttagtaattttttttttatttttttattttatttatttatttatttattttttttttggattttctaaggaaagaattgtaaatatggaattaaggaaaaggaaaatatttttgatttttgatttttattttatttattttttttttttgaaaattggggccggaaccgatgaggtttgcctacgtatctcacatccggtgagaatcagacccgcgtagttcggttaaatcgactatattttttttcttctttcttttttttttaatgaaaattaatctttaaaaaccatatgactgaaccacatcattttttcttcGTTCAACCGAtatatgctaaagtcggtcgacatgcaagcctcccaaataatgcaacaagtagcacataacatgacataatggtctcaacaaggaaCTTGTCCTAAAAGACAACTCGGCTCATGAGTCGAGTGCttctaagtcaaatgcacatgatgcaaataaagcgtagcctactagggatattcatttcttgtggcttgttcttctaagtttgtaaatcctaaaggagatggtatctagacctggcttactcaggcggacaacccgagccggggagcgtcaagcattaccagtagtagaacagcactggctagctaacggctctcccgcctaaacatatgtgactaaatccttcaccagaagctggtaggctaactggctttatctcaagacagaaattttgtgatgctggtaggcaaacacaacataactaattatcagaagactcagagggatgcgagagaaaaatacaatttatatgtacagttcaacaatatcaaagcggtaaaaactcgacaagtaacacattagactcaaataaatcacaatatatacaaaaattaataaagccaaataaagtcaatgtacaagctcgaattcttgaaaagggtccccagcagagtcgccagagctgtcacacctcctttttacccccaaaatgataaaatgagtattattgattgtggatggtgggttaaagagtttttccaattaaagtgacaaacttgaatagggattattttatttacagagtcgccacttgaaattgattttttttgggtgtttcaagtcaccttttgtttgaatccctagtcaaaggaaagatttgactcttttattattggtctgcaaaataaaatccgggtaaggaattccgttgaccggggagaaggtgtaaggcattctccgagtcccgtggttttagcacggtcgcttcattgactacaacttggcttaatTATTAGGCCCAAAACCACACGTAGCACGTCATATTGACCCATTTGACTTAGTGAAATTTCTTACAGCTTTCTTCTCCAAAGCTTTCACAAAAATAAactaatgataaaataatatttaactccATGACACATGCTCAAAACAGAATTACTGCAAATGCAAGTGACATGGACAGAAACTGCAAATAATGAAGTAAATATCTAGAATATGAATTAGCGAATTAAGACGACAAACAAAGGCATGCTAATACAAGATATCAATTAAGCGACAGAACTTTTACTTAAACCAACAggagcaaaaataaaataaaaaattaattaaaggggGGAGGAGACCTTATGTGAAGCTTTTCGAATATGTGTATTGATATAAAACTCCAAATGTATACAGCAAAGTGGGACTCCGATTGTCAAACTCGCCCACAGAAAACGGACAGCAACAAAACCTCGGACTGGAGCTTTCGAACCTCAAGTGACTCGAACAACGACTTCAAACAAGGAGCCCGAACTCGCCGGTAGCCTCTGTTTTTGACATAGGAATAGTggctgtttcggggtggtttagtGCTGGATTCTTTGGCTGGAAAAATAGCttttttttcttactgattttcgtcacccttttttggctatttttgcagCGAATATTTGCTGGAAAAGGGCTGTTTTTCAGGTATTTTCGGAGCTatttttttggagtgatttttggctattttttttttctcttttgaacTGATTTTTGCTGGGGTTTTGATGTGGAAACAGAGCTGGTTTATGGACTATTTTCGGATCCGATTTTGAGTGAGAAAAGCAGTGTATTTTCCCCCATTTTTTGGGTGGATTTGGACTGATTTTATGCATGTGggagggggacaagcatggggggacAAAAAGTAATGGGGGGACAAAGCATGGGGACAAGAATA of Nicotiana tomentosiformis chromosome 7, ASM39032v3, whole genome shotgun sequence contains these proteins:
- the LOC138896320 gene encoding uncharacterized protein, with translation MRKLQEDLSIIEEDAHQQQLEFDKQREQFARERAHSIRSKGQFFAQLEETKSRQHTDFEVERRQWMIERAVLNRRIEEYEGRETDMGNALNTTQIWLQNCHMNMGQAREQVLQLAEKAAYIHDDHRHLNNEQVGQQARALVPQLPGVSKGAVVMANDDEIELISDDPQGQSVEQESEEIRKLRQQLSDVYQAWVSGQPPPRGPSEGTSTVPLVTQPPPHATSDHILPPGLQMAKETGSDISFQSAMNTARRIELVRAQERGPVSDKRPCYSDNFRGISSGGSGTYGRGHPPWPFYSSLQASHSASGSHGPCIPYSGQPTFSAHSVPISAPPF